From the genome of Fulvia fulva chromosome 12, complete sequence:
CTGCCGGTTTGGCCTTCGATGAACCGCTCACCAAAGGCTTTGTTGAAGTACTCAGACAGCGAACAGATAAGACCCCGTGGTACGTGAAAGGCTCGTCCTTTGGTTCCGACGTGGACCTGGAGCAGCTCAGGCGAGTAAAGCTCACTTGATGCAATTAGCATGACTCTGGTATGAGATCGGGTATTACTCACTGCGCTCGTGGACCGAGCTGGCCTACACTGGCCCTGTTGACGCAGTGGCGGCAGTTTTGGAACTGTCGCTGATGCTGTAAGTGTTGGTATACTGATGAAGGAGCTGGTGGTGGTAGTAATGGCGGTTGGTGTAGTGCGGTGTGGCGAGTTCGTCCGACAAGAAAGCAGCTTTATGGCGAGAGTCGGGGCAGGCTCATGGTCTGTGCGCCCTCACATTGACGCTAGCATGTGCTTGAAGCTCCATTCACTATCATCCTAGACCGACATCGGCGTGACGTACCTCCACGAACGCTCCTCGCAAAATGACTGTGCACGCACCGCTATTCCCCTGTCAACAACCATAGCAAGCAATATGTAGGGGTCACTGGTGCTTGACACGTACGCAGCCCATTTGTATGTCCTCATTGACAGATCATCACAGGTGCATGCATGGGTTTGAAACGTTCTCACGGGTCGCATTCAGTAGAGGACAGCTAGGTGCCTAGTCATGCGAAGCTGGCGACCAGCTCGTCGCCACACACCAAATTTAACGACTCAGAGATGCGCGGCATGATTCAAGCTGCTCTTATGAAGGTTTCTTGCTTGTGGCGTGTAGCTTTGCAGTCATCGTCGCGCCTTAGAAATTAGTCCACAAACGAGCATTCCATACGTGGCAAGCTAACAAGCTGTCAACTCGATCCGGAGGGCTTGTACGTTGGTTCTGGGAAGCATTTGGCCTCGAGAATGTGTGCCAAAGAAGTGGTAGCATAGGATGAAGCCTCATGATACCCGTACCTCATTAATCAGCCCTCTTCGACACAGCGTTGCAACTTTCGACTGCCTGAACATTTTCAGACTCAAGAGTGAAGGCTGTGTTTCAGAACCTCGCGAGATCCTCTGCAGATCATCGGAGTGCCTATCTCAACATAGCACTAACCCAAGGCTTCCACCACCTCTCAATACCCTCTGGAAACTGCCATCCATTCCACTCATAGTTCGTCAACGCCCACGTGTCCGGCACACCCTGGCCTCCAGACCTTATCCTGTAGCTCCCTGCCAAACTCCACATCGCCCAGCTGATGTTATGCGCAGTCGTGAAATTACGAATACATCCCTGCAGGGTGTCGTTGAACAATGTCTGATCCTGCGCCCACCCAAACTCAGACATGATCACCGGAGTCTGCCTTACGGCTTCCGGACAATCTCCCGTGATATTGCACGCAGCAGGCTTATCAATGCCGAGTGCATTGAAGCCAGATTGGTACAGTTCCGCTTCGATGATGGGACAGTTTCCGGTGTCGAGGTTCTCGGACATAGAGTAGAGATGCAGCTCCCAAACAACTTTGTCAGCCCAGGGATGTGACGCCAGGTCGAAGAACATGGGCTCCCGACGAACACCATCGCGCACCGCGTCGCATTTATAGCAAGGCGCCGTGTTGAGGTTCAGTCCAGTGGTCAAGGCTGACAGGTCTTGGTCGTACTGCATACCAGACCAGGTCACCAGAATATCCGGGTTCGTCTCGTAGATGGCATCGGTGGCGGATGTGTAGTTTCCCACCAGACTCAGCCAGTTGTATCCAATCGTTGAGGTGGGAGAAGTGACGTTGATGGCTCTGCGGAGCTCGTTTCGAAGGGACATCGATACGACGTTCTCATGGCCTTGGGCCCAGTTTGCGATGTACTGAAGGCCACGCTTCCAGTTGTCGACGGGGAAATTGTAGTCATCGAACCAAGCGTTGCCGTCTGTGTTGTTGCAACACCACTGAGCCTTGCCCACGTGCACATCCGGGTGGATGTAGATTTGCTTGCTCGCTGCGACCTGGGCGATCTTATCCCAGATCTCGAACCTCGTCGTGTCCTTCGACCAGCCTGGGTTGCGCGCAATGATCTCGTTGGTGACTTTCGTGCCATTCTCGTAGCCAAGACCGTTGATCATGGCCACTTCCAGAGGTATGTCTGATCCGTTGCGGGCGTAAATCTGGTTTATCATCTCATCCGCATAGGTCAGACGAATGAAGTTAAAGCCAACACTGGTGATCTGGTCCACAATGTCCTCGACTGAGGCCCACTCAAGGCCTTCTGGCACCATTGTCTCGCCACTACCTGGCCAGTTGACACCCGCCCATGTTACAGCTTCGCCGCGAGAATTGACGATGTCGCGACCGCGAGTGCTGAAAGGTCCATATGGCCATGAGGAGCTGTTGGTGCTGGTTTGGCGTGGATAGAGCTGATGTTGAGAGTCGTATGATAGGGCTTGGGCTGATGCTGACTTTAGCAGAAGCGCTGCTGATAGTACTACCGACAGCATCTTTGGCACAATTTGTGGCATCAATGGTAGGCACGGTGGTGTATATTTCAGGGCCGATCACTTTCGGCTCCACCTATGCATGCCAAGGATGTGAAAGCGGAGAATTATCCGTGTAGGCTATTGTCACGGTCCGAGGCGGGGATTACCAACGTGTCGTTCTTCGAGTAGGATGTTGTCGTTGCAGCAGAGAGACGCAAGAGCTATTGCTGTGTTATTGAAGCGATAGATGCCGGATGTCGATCACTGTCTCGGACATTGGAGGTCACTAAGGGTCATCGAGCACCCTCAATGATCCCCAAATGCCGTGCCTATGGATTATCTTGAATCTTGCCTGGCGACAAGGAGCAAGTGAGCTCTCCCAGCATGTGAAGCTTGAGAAGAGACCTATAGTCCATAGATTGGACGCAGCCTGCTGCCTGTGCAGTCCTTTTCTAGACGCGGCTGCCACTGCCGCTGTGCTTGGCTCACGTCCATCGTGACATCCTGTGCGTGAGCCTGCCGTGTCCATGCGCAAGTAATTGCTTCATCATGACCAGTCACACCAGCGTGATAATAGGCATATTTTCCACGACAGCATTCTCTGGCCAAGCTTGTCCCCGAATCAGATCTGGCATGAAGGCAGGTCTCACAAAGGTATATGACCCCTCGACATTCGTTTGCCGCAATACCAAGGGAAAGTCGGCTCCGGCTACGACCGCAACAAGGTCTCCCTTACAGAGCTGTTGACAGAAGCAGAGTCCGAAATGTCCATGGTCTTGTGTTACAAATAGCGCCTCGTTTGCTGAGATAACAAGCGACAACTGTAGAGAGTATTCGCCGACAGAGTCCATTTCCGGATGGGGGAACATGCCTGCTGCATGCGCTGCCTGGGACAGTTGATCATCATCGTCCTGCATTGACTGGTGTATCTCTAGCGCAGTGTGCAGTTTGGGTGCGAGGAAGTCCTCGAGAGCGTCTATCGAATGTCGCATCGATAGTCCATAAGTCATCGTGGATTTTTCCTGCAACAAAACAATCAATTTTCGTAACATGCTAGATTGCGTGGTACGATGCTGGACTCTGGCCGCCAATGCGAGGTACGGGACCGCCTCCCTGACGATTGTGGTAGCAGGAGCATACAAGTCCATTGCAAACTGTCGGGGACTATATCCGTCCCAGAACCTGTCAACTATGATGCCACGACATCGAAGCACCGAGATATCATGAGAGTCACGAACAATGGACGTCCATGCCGGACTGAATCGTGAAGCGGAGAAAGGCTTTCCGTTGGTGCTAAAGTATTTGGACCATTTGTAGCGCTTTCTGGGGTGTTGTCGTTTCAGATTGCCCATATAATGATTACATGAGAGTATTTCGTCTTGTTCCGTAACGCTGGCCCAGTCGATGGTCCAGCTCGGTAGGCCGGGTGTGATGCGCGTTGTGCATGCCAGATTCAAGAACTCAAGATCATCGTCGTGAGTAAATAAAGCTCGCGTGGCTGCTGCGTAAATATGCTGAACACTGTGTGAATAAGAAAGCTCCAGTGTCCCAAGACCGACCCGTTCGAAGATCGGAAGAGCTCCCATGACCTTATCTCTTGGGTCCGAGCTGTAAGAGTTTTTTGCCTTGATCAGTATGGGCGCGAAGCTTGCGGCACTGCAGCTATGTGGCCCAACACCTGCTTGAAACCACATTCTTAAGCCAAATCTCCACCTTTCTTCGTCAGCTATATCGGTGTACATCCAGCCTTTTAGTTCTTCCATATGTCGCCATGATACAGAGTGCACCCCACACGCAAGGTATGGCTCGCCGTTTAGCAATAGCTCTTGTATTGTCCAAAGACGCTGGAACCAACTCCGTTGTGCTAAGTCTCGGAACCCGCGTACGGCGGCGCTGTGGACACCTGCTCGCATGAGTAAAGCTTAAAGCGAGCTGTCGGCGAGCCTCTCACTCACCCAGATTCTTGAGTAGAAGGCTAATCTTGAAGTGCACCTTGAACGGTACGCTTACTGGGTCTGGCAGCAGACGACAAAGGCGAGCAGCACGAAACAGGTCCTTGGTGTCC
Proteins encoded in this window:
- a CDS encoding Glycosyl hydrolase 5 family protein translates to MPQIVPKMLSVVLSAALLLKSASAQALSYDSQHQLYPRQTSTNSSSWPYGPFSTRGRDIVNSRGEAVTWAGVNWPGSGETMVPEGLEWASVEDIVDQITSVGFNFIRLTYADEMINQIYARNGSDIPLEVAMINGLGYENGTKVTNEIIARNPGWSKDTTRFEIWDKIAQVAASKQIYIHPDVHVGKAQWCCNNTDGNAWFDDYNFPVDNWKRGLQYIANWAQGHENVVSMSLRNELRRAINVTSPTSTIGYNWLSLVGNYTSATDAIYETNPDILVTWSGMQYDQDLSALTTGLNLNTAPCYKCDAVRDGVRREPMFFDLASHPWADKVVWELHLYSMSENLDTGNCPIIEAELYQSGFNALGIDKPAACNITGDCPEAVRQTPVIMSEFGWAQDQTLFNDTLQGCIRNFTTAHNISWAMWSLAGSYRIRSGGQGVPDTWALTNYEWNGWQFPEGIERWWKPWVSAMLR